One window of the Salvia miltiorrhiza cultivar Shanhuang (shh) chromosome 6, IMPLAD_Smil_shh, whole genome shotgun sequence genome contains the following:
- the LOC130988459 gene encoding 40S ribosomal protein S29-like has protein sequence MGHSNIWNSHPKNYGPGSRTCRVCGNPHGIIRKYGLMCCRQCFRSNAKEIGFIKYR, from the exons ATGGGTCACTCTAACATATGGAACTCGCATCCCAAGAACTACGGCCCTGGCTCACGCACTTG CCGGGTTTGCGGAAACCCGCATGGAATTATTCGCAAGTATGGTCTCATGTGTTGCAGGCAGTGCTTCCGCAGCAACGCCAAGGAGATTGGCTTCATCAAG TACCGTTGA
- the LOC130988460 gene encoding K(+) efflux antiporter 4-like isoform X3, protein MRTFFALVILFYFILSPLIAGDSMAETGGVNGTASNDTSSRKESTLADMIDHALEKEFNETDELADVKDHGSFNNSVNEQQAVLETVARVKPKKNETKDEKSFQFHDVFNLDNENQPEETPTLIDSKDNVFIMSNRKSKFPILQLDLRFISDLVVVIVSATCGGIAFACAGQPVITGYLLAGSLIGPGGFSIVSEMVQVETVAQFGVIFLLFALGLEFSVVKIRVVRAVAFFGGLLQILLFMCLCGITALLCGGEASEGVFVGVFLSMSSTAVVLKFLMEKNSINTLYGQVTVGTLVLQDCTVGLLFALLPILGGTSGALQGMVSMTKLLVVLVTFLTILAILSRTLIPRLLKLMISLSSQTNELYQLTSVALCLLVAWEILVYCDFTPFPIHDKLGLSLELGSFAAGLMISTTDLAHHTLEQVEPIRNFFAALFLASIGMLIHVQFLWNHIDILLAAVILVIIIKTIVFSLVVRGFGYNNKTSLLVGMSLAQIGEFAFVLLSRASNLKLIEGKLYMLLLGTTALSLVTTPLLFKLIPAVVHLGVLLRWFSPDSTYEVIKSAKEVD, encoded by the exons ATGCGAACATTTTTTGCTCTCGTGATTCTCTTCTATTTCATTCTGTCGCCGCTCATCGCCGGCGACTCGATGGCTGAAACCGGCGGAGTTAATGGTACGGCCTCAAACGATACGTCCTCGCGAAAGGAAAGCACTCTTGCCGATATGATTGATCACGCATTGGAGAAAGAGTTCAACGAGACTGATGAACTCGCCGACG TCAAAGATCATGGAAGCTTCAACAACAGTGTTAACGAACAGCAG GCAGTTCTGGAAACTGTTGCCAGGGTTAAGCCCAAGAAGAATGAGACAAAAGATGAAAA GTCATTTCAGTTCCATGATGTTTTTAATCTTGATAATGAGAATCAACCTGAAGAAACTCCAACCTTGATAGATAGCAAG GATAATGTCTTCATTATGTCCAATCGCAAGTCAAAATTTCCCATCTTACAGTTGGACCTAAG GTTCATATCTGATCTAGTTGTTGTAATTGTTTCTGCAACCTGTGGTGGAATTGCCTTTGCGTGTGCTGGACAACCA GTTATAACTGGATATTTGCTAGCAGGATCCCTTATAGGACCTGGAGGTTTTAGTATTGTTAGTGAAATGGTTCAA GTTGAAACAGTGGCACAGTTTGGagttatttttcttctttttgcaCTGGGACTAGAATTCTCTGTTGTGAAG ATTCGTGTTGTGCGAGCAGTTGCTTTCTTCGGCGGATTGCTTCAAATACTTCTGTTTATGTGTTTGTGTGGGATAACAGCCTTG TTATGTGGCGGGGAAGCATCTGAAGGTGTCTTTGTTGGTGTGTTCCTCTCAATGTCTTCAACGGCAGTG GTTTTGAAATTCTTGATGGAAAAGAATAGTATCAACACATTATATGGGCAGGTCACTGTTGGAACCCTCGTTCTGCAG GACTGTACTGTGGGTTTGCTATTTGCCCTTCTTCCTATCCTTGGTGGTACTTCTGGTGCTCTTCAAGGAATGGTTTCCATGACAAAACT GTTGGTGGTGTTAGTTACATTCCTGACCATTTTGGCAATATTGTCCCGTACTCTTATACCTCGGTTACTGAAGTTGATGATTAGTCTATCCTCACAG ACTAATGAACTCTATCAATTGACATCTGTTGCGCTCTGCTTGCTTGTTGCTTGG GAAATTCTAGTATATTGCGATTTTACTCCTTTCCCAATTCA CGATAAGTTGGGCCTGAGTCTTGAGTTAGGCTCCTTTGCTGCTGGACTGATGATATCAACAACTGATCTTGCTCATCATACTCTGGAACAG GTGGAGCCAATCCGGAACTTTTTTGCTGCCCTTTTTCTAGCTAGCATTGGAATGCTTATTCATGTCCAGTTTCTCTGGAACCACATTGATATTTTGCTGGCAGCTGTTATCTTGGTGATTATTATCAAAACAATTGTGTTCAGTTTGGTCGTGAGAGGATTTGGCTACAACAACAAGACTTCCCTTCTT GTTGGAATGTCTCTTGCACAAATTGGAGAATTTGCTTTTGTTCTTCTTAGTCGAGCGTCAAACCTCAAGTTGATTGAG GGTAAATTGTATATGCTGCTTCTTGGGACAACAGCTCTCAGTCTG GTAACCACACCATTACTGTTTAAGCTAATACCCGCCGTGGTACATCTTGGAGTGCTATTACGGTGGTTTTCTCCCGACTCCACGTATGAG GTGATTAAGAGTGCAAAGGAGGTTGACTGA
- the LOC130988460 gene encoding K(+) efflux antiporter 4-like isoform X4 gives MRTFFALVILFYFILSPLIAGDSMAETGGVNGTASNDTSSRKESTLADMIDHALEKEFNETDELADVKDHGSFNNSVNEQQAVLETVARVKPKKNETKDEKSFQFHDVFNLDNENQPEETPTLIDSKDNVFIMSNRKSKFPILQLDLRFISDLVVVIVSATCGGIAFACAGQPVITGYLLAGSLIGPGGFSIVSEMVQVETVAQFGVIFLLFALGLEFSVVKIRVVRAVAFFGGLLQILLFMCLCGITALLCGGEASEGVFVGVFLSMSSTAVVLKFLMEKNSINTLYGQVTVGTLVLQDCTVGLLFALLPILGGTSGALQGMVSMTKLLVVLVTFLTILAILSRTLIPRLLKLMISLSSQTNELYQLTSVALCLLVAWCSDKLGLSLELGSFAAGLMISTTDLAHHTLEQVEPIRNFFAALFLASIGMLIHVQFLWNHIDILLAAVILVIIIKTIVFSLVVRGFGYNNKTSLLVGMSLAQIGEFAFVLLSRASNLKLIEGKLYMLLLGTTALSLVTTPLLFKLIPAVVHLGVLLRWFSPDSTYEVIKSAKEVD, from the exons ATGCGAACATTTTTTGCTCTCGTGATTCTCTTCTATTTCATTCTGTCGCCGCTCATCGCCGGCGACTCGATGGCTGAAACCGGCGGAGTTAATGGTACGGCCTCAAACGATACGTCCTCGCGAAAGGAAAGCACTCTTGCCGATATGATTGATCACGCATTGGAGAAAGAGTTCAACGAGACTGATGAACTCGCCGACG TCAAAGATCATGGAAGCTTCAACAACAGTGTTAACGAACAGCAG GCAGTTCTGGAAACTGTTGCCAGGGTTAAGCCCAAGAAGAATGAGACAAAAGATGAAAA GTCATTTCAGTTCCATGATGTTTTTAATCTTGATAATGAGAATCAACCTGAAGAAACTCCAACCTTGATAGATAGCAAG GATAATGTCTTCATTATGTCCAATCGCAAGTCAAAATTTCCCATCTTACAGTTGGACCTAAG GTTCATATCTGATCTAGTTGTTGTAATTGTTTCTGCAACCTGTGGTGGAATTGCCTTTGCGTGTGCTGGACAACCA GTTATAACTGGATATTTGCTAGCAGGATCCCTTATAGGACCTGGAGGTTTTAGTATTGTTAGTGAAATGGTTCAA GTTGAAACAGTGGCACAGTTTGGagttatttttcttctttttgcaCTGGGACTAGAATTCTCTGTTGTGAAG ATTCGTGTTGTGCGAGCAGTTGCTTTCTTCGGCGGATTGCTTCAAATACTTCTGTTTATGTGTTTGTGTGGGATAACAGCCTTG TTATGTGGCGGGGAAGCATCTGAAGGTGTCTTTGTTGGTGTGTTCCTCTCAATGTCTTCAACGGCAGTG GTTTTGAAATTCTTGATGGAAAAGAATAGTATCAACACATTATATGGGCAGGTCACTGTTGGAACCCTCGTTCTGCAG GACTGTACTGTGGGTTTGCTATTTGCCCTTCTTCCTATCCTTGGTGGTACTTCTGGTGCTCTTCAAGGAATGGTTTCCATGACAAAACT GTTGGTGGTGTTAGTTACATTCCTGACCATTTTGGCAATATTGTCCCGTACTCTTATACCTCGGTTACTGAAGTTGATGATTAGTCTATCCTCACAG ACTAATGAACTCTATCAATTGACATCTGTTGCGCTCTGCTTGCTTGTTGCTTGG TGTAGCGATAAGTTGGGCCTGAGTCTTGAGTTAGGCTCCTTTGCTGCTGGACTGATGATATCAACAACTGATCTTGCTCATCATACTCTGGAACAG GTGGAGCCAATCCGGAACTTTTTTGCTGCCCTTTTTCTAGCTAGCATTGGAATGCTTATTCATGTCCAGTTTCTCTGGAACCACATTGATATTTTGCTGGCAGCTGTTATCTTGGTGATTATTATCAAAACAATTGTGTTCAGTTTGGTCGTGAGAGGATTTGGCTACAACAACAAGACTTCCCTTCTT GTTGGAATGTCTCTTGCACAAATTGGAGAATTTGCTTTTGTTCTTCTTAGTCGAGCGTCAAACCTCAAGTTGATTGAG GGTAAATTGTATATGCTGCTTCTTGGGACAACAGCTCTCAGTCTG GTAACCACACCATTACTGTTTAAGCTAATACCCGCCGTGGTACATCTTGGAGTGCTATTACGGTGGTTTTCTCCCGACTCCACGTATGAG GTGATTAAGAGTGCAAAGGAGGTTGACTGA
- the LOC130988460 gene encoding K(+) efflux antiporter 4-like isoform X2: protein MRTFFALVILFYFILSPLIAGDSMAETGGVNGTASNDTSSRKESTLADMIDHALEKEFNETDELADVKDHGSFNNSVNEQQAVLETVARVKPKKNETKDEKSFQFHDVFNLDNENQPEETPTLIDSKDNVFIMSNRKSKFPILQLDLRFISDLVVVIVSATCGGIAFACAGQPVITGYLLAGSLIGPGGFSIVSEMVQVETVAQFGVIFLLFALGLEFSVVKIRVVRAVAFFGGLLQILLFMCLCGITALLCGGEASEGVFVGVFLSMSSTAVVLKFLMEKNSINTLYGQVTVGTLVLQDCTVGLLFALLPILGGTSGALQGMVSMTKLLVVLVTFLTILAILSRTLIPRLLKLMISLSSQTNELYQLTSVALCLLVAWCSDKLGLSLELGSFAAGLMISTTDLAHHTLEQVEPIRNFFAALFLASIGMLIHVQFLWNHIDILLAAVILVIIIKTIVFSLVVRGFGYNNKTSLLVGMSLAQIGEFAFVLLSRASNLKLIEGKLYMLLLGTTALSLVTTPLLFKLIPAVVHLGVLLRWFSPDSTYEIRGESLRADSAKHISLMVIKSAKEVD, encoded by the exons ATGCGAACATTTTTTGCTCTCGTGATTCTCTTCTATTTCATTCTGTCGCCGCTCATCGCCGGCGACTCGATGGCTGAAACCGGCGGAGTTAATGGTACGGCCTCAAACGATACGTCCTCGCGAAAGGAAAGCACTCTTGCCGATATGATTGATCACGCATTGGAGAAAGAGTTCAACGAGACTGATGAACTCGCCGACG TCAAAGATCATGGAAGCTTCAACAACAGTGTTAACGAACAGCAG GCAGTTCTGGAAACTGTTGCCAGGGTTAAGCCCAAGAAGAATGAGACAAAAGATGAAAA GTCATTTCAGTTCCATGATGTTTTTAATCTTGATAATGAGAATCAACCTGAAGAAACTCCAACCTTGATAGATAGCAAG GATAATGTCTTCATTATGTCCAATCGCAAGTCAAAATTTCCCATCTTACAGTTGGACCTAAG GTTCATATCTGATCTAGTTGTTGTAATTGTTTCTGCAACCTGTGGTGGAATTGCCTTTGCGTGTGCTGGACAACCA GTTATAACTGGATATTTGCTAGCAGGATCCCTTATAGGACCTGGAGGTTTTAGTATTGTTAGTGAAATGGTTCAA GTTGAAACAGTGGCACAGTTTGGagttatttttcttctttttgcaCTGGGACTAGAATTCTCTGTTGTGAAG ATTCGTGTTGTGCGAGCAGTTGCTTTCTTCGGCGGATTGCTTCAAATACTTCTGTTTATGTGTTTGTGTGGGATAACAGCCTTG TTATGTGGCGGGGAAGCATCTGAAGGTGTCTTTGTTGGTGTGTTCCTCTCAATGTCTTCAACGGCAGTG GTTTTGAAATTCTTGATGGAAAAGAATAGTATCAACACATTATATGGGCAGGTCACTGTTGGAACCCTCGTTCTGCAG GACTGTACTGTGGGTTTGCTATTTGCCCTTCTTCCTATCCTTGGTGGTACTTCTGGTGCTCTTCAAGGAATGGTTTCCATGACAAAACT GTTGGTGGTGTTAGTTACATTCCTGACCATTTTGGCAATATTGTCCCGTACTCTTATACCTCGGTTACTGAAGTTGATGATTAGTCTATCCTCACAG ACTAATGAACTCTATCAATTGACATCTGTTGCGCTCTGCTTGCTTGTTGCTTGG TGTAGCGATAAGTTGGGCCTGAGTCTTGAGTTAGGCTCCTTTGCTGCTGGACTGATGATATCAACAACTGATCTTGCTCATCATACTCTGGAACAG GTGGAGCCAATCCGGAACTTTTTTGCTGCCCTTTTTCTAGCTAGCATTGGAATGCTTATTCATGTCCAGTTTCTCTGGAACCACATTGATATTTTGCTGGCAGCTGTTATCTTGGTGATTATTATCAAAACAATTGTGTTCAGTTTGGTCGTGAGAGGATTTGGCTACAACAACAAGACTTCCCTTCTT GTTGGAATGTCTCTTGCACAAATTGGAGAATTTGCTTTTGTTCTTCTTAGTCGAGCGTCAAACCTCAAGTTGATTGAG GGTAAATTGTATATGCTGCTTCTTGGGACAACAGCTCTCAGTCTG GTAACCACACCATTACTGTTTAAGCTAATACCCGCCGTGGTACATCTTGGAGTGCTATTACGGTGGTTTTCTCCCGACTCCACGTATGAG ATTAGAGGAGAGAGTTTGCGTGCGGACAGTGCTAAGCATATAAGTTTGATG GTGATTAAGAGTGCAAAGGAGGTTGACTGA
- the LOC130988460 gene encoding K(+) efflux antiporter 4-like isoform X1, which produces MRTFFALVILFYFILSPLIAGDSMAETGGVNGTASNDTSSRKESTLADMIDHALEKEFNETDELADVKDHGSFNNSVNEQQAVLETVARVKPKKNETKDEKSFQFHDVFNLDNENQPEETPTLIDSKDNVFIMSNRKSKFPILQLDLRFISDLVVVIVSATCGGIAFACAGQPVITGYLLAGSLIGPGGFSIVSEMVQVETVAQFGVIFLLFALGLEFSVVKIRVVRAVAFFGGLLQILLFMCLCGITALLCGGEASEGVFVGVFLSMSSTAVVLKFLMEKNSINTLYGQVTVGTLVLQDCTVGLLFALLPILGGTSGALQGMVSMTKLLVVLVTFLTILAILSRTLIPRLLKLMISLSSQTNELYQLTSVALCLLVAWEILVYCDFTPFPIHDKLGLSLELGSFAAGLMISTTDLAHHTLEQVEPIRNFFAALFLASIGMLIHVQFLWNHIDILLAAVILVIIIKTIVFSLVVRGFGYNNKTSLLVGMSLAQIGEFAFVLLSRASNLKLIEGKLYMLLLGTTALSLVTTPLLFKLIPAVVHLGVLLRWFSPDSTYEIRGESLRADSAKHISLMVIKSAKEVD; this is translated from the exons ATGCGAACATTTTTTGCTCTCGTGATTCTCTTCTATTTCATTCTGTCGCCGCTCATCGCCGGCGACTCGATGGCTGAAACCGGCGGAGTTAATGGTACGGCCTCAAACGATACGTCCTCGCGAAAGGAAAGCACTCTTGCCGATATGATTGATCACGCATTGGAGAAAGAGTTCAACGAGACTGATGAACTCGCCGACG TCAAAGATCATGGAAGCTTCAACAACAGTGTTAACGAACAGCAG GCAGTTCTGGAAACTGTTGCCAGGGTTAAGCCCAAGAAGAATGAGACAAAAGATGAAAA GTCATTTCAGTTCCATGATGTTTTTAATCTTGATAATGAGAATCAACCTGAAGAAACTCCAACCTTGATAGATAGCAAG GATAATGTCTTCATTATGTCCAATCGCAAGTCAAAATTTCCCATCTTACAGTTGGACCTAAG GTTCATATCTGATCTAGTTGTTGTAATTGTTTCTGCAACCTGTGGTGGAATTGCCTTTGCGTGTGCTGGACAACCA GTTATAACTGGATATTTGCTAGCAGGATCCCTTATAGGACCTGGAGGTTTTAGTATTGTTAGTGAAATGGTTCAA GTTGAAACAGTGGCACAGTTTGGagttatttttcttctttttgcaCTGGGACTAGAATTCTCTGTTGTGAAG ATTCGTGTTGTGCGAGCAGTTGCTTTCTTCGGCGGATTGCTTCAAATACTTCTGTTTATGTGTTTGTGTGGGATAACAGCCTTG TTATGTGGCGGGGAAGCATCTGAAGGTGTCTTTGTTGGTGTGTTCCTCTCAATGTCTTCAACGGCAGTG GTTTTGAAATTCTTGATGGAAAAGAATAGTATCAACACATTATATGGGCAGGTCACTGTTGGAACCCTCGTTCTGCAG GACTGTACTGTGGGTTTGCTATTTGCCCTTCTTCCTATCCTTGGTGGTACTTCTGGTGCTCTTCAAGGAATGGTTTCCATGACAAAACT GTTGGTGGTGTTAGTTACATTCCTGACCATTTTGGCAATATTGTCCCGTACTCTTATACCTCGGTTACTGAAGTTGATGATTAGTCTATCCTCACAG ACTAATGAACTCTATCAATTGACATCTGTTGCGCTCTGCTTGCTTGTTGCTTGG GAAATTCTAGTATATTGCGATTTTACTCCTTTCCCAATTCA CGATAAGTTGGGCCTGAGTCTTGAGTTAGGCTCCTTTGCTGCTGGACTGATGATATCAACAACTGATCTTGCTCATCATACTCTGGAACAG GTGGAGCCAATCCGGAACTTTTTTGCTGCCCTTTTTCTAGCTAGCATTGGAATGCTTATTCATGTCCAGTTTCTCTGGAACCACATTGATATTTTGCTGGCAGCTGTTATCTTGGTGATTATTATCAAAACAATTGTGTTCAGTTTGGTCGTGAGAGGATTTGGCTACAACAACAAGACTTCCCTTCTT GTTGGAATGTCTCTTGCACAAATTGGAGAATTTGCTTTTGTTCTTCTTAGTCGAGCGTCAAACCTCAAGTTGATTGAG GGTAAATTGTATATGCTGCTTCTTGGGACAACAGCTCTCAGTCTG GTAACCACACCATTACTGTTTAAGCTAATACCCGCCGTGGTACATCTTGGAGTGCTATTACGGTGGTTTTCTCCCGACTCCACGTATGAG ATTAGAGGAGAGAGTTTGCGTGCGGACAGTGCTAAGCATATAAGTTTGATG GTGATTAAGAGTGCAAAGGAGGTTGACTGA
- the LOC130988461 gene encoding uncharacterized protein LOC130988461 has product MESAEVMGAQKDKVRVKRRTLEAVLQQCQWALQQLASGCDDGDDNDDSVDGEQEVHQDSAETSAPTNYDTDTTEFYGLLKSGVECADFIKKLENAKASLPGNMAEEHSSWDMVNENDLWDGGNVELDSEDYVLVGQEDIMDGIASFMAAYLLSLKQTKDLSPNQLQAALSKTFSLKKKKGKLRKAWDGSKVVYNVASWGATAIGIYQNPALFRVASTAFWTSCDVISKLF; this is encoded by the exons ATGGAGTCAGCAGAGGTGATGGGTGCCCAGAAAGATAAGGTTCGGGTGAAGAGGAGAACCTTGGAAGCAGTATTGCAACAATGCCAATGGGCCCTTCAGCAGCTTGCCTCTGGATGTGATGATGGTGACGACAATGATGATAGTGTTGATGGTGAACAAGAGGTTCACCAAGACTCTGCGGAAACGTCTGCTCCCACCAATTATGATACCGACACAACTGAG TTCTATGGCCTCTTGAAATCCGGAGTTGAATGTGCTGATTTCATCAAGAAACTAGAAAATGCCAAGGCATCTCTTCCAGGAAACATGGCTG AGGAACACAGTTCCTGGGACATGGTCAATGAAAATGACCTTTGGGATGGTGGAAATGTTGAGTTGGACTCAGAAGACTATGTTTTAGTTGGGCAAGAAGATATAATGGATGGTATAGCATCATTCATGGCTGCATATCTGTTGTCCCTTAAGCAAACTAAG GATTTGTCACCCAACCAACTCCAAGCAG CTCTGAGCAAGACCTTCTctttaaagaagaagaagggtaAGCTTCGAAAGGCATGGGATGGAAGCAAAGTCGTCTATAATGTAGCATCATGGGGAGCTACTGCCATTGG AATCTATCAAAATCCAGCCCTATTTAGGGTTGCCTCGACTGCGTTCTGGACTTCATGTGATGTTATCTCAAAGCTCTTCTGA